One genomic window of Vicugna pacos chromosome 18, VicPac4, whole genome shotgun sequence includes the following:
- the RPS2 gene encoding small ribosomal subunit protein uS5 has product MADDAGAAGGPGGPGGPGGPGMGGRGGFRGGFGSGVRGRGRGRGRGRGRGRGARGGKAEDKEWLPVTKLGRLVKDMKIKSLEEIYLFSLPIKESEIIDFFLGASLKDEVLKIMPVQKQTRAGQRTRFKAFVAIGDYNGHVGLGVKCSKEVATAIRGAIILAKLSIVPVRRGYWGNKIGKPHTVPCKVTGRCGSVLVRLIPAPRGTGIVSAPVPKKLLMMAGIDDCYTSARGCTATLGNFAKATFDAISKTYSYLTPDLWKETVFTKSPYQEFTDHLVKTHTRVSVQRTQAPAVATT; this is encoded by the exons ATGGCGGATGACGCCGGTGCTGCGGGAGGGCCCGGAGGCCCCGGGGGCCCTGGGGGCCCTGGGATGGGAGGCCGCGGTGGCTTTCGCGGAGGCTTCGGCAGCGGCGTCCGGGGCCGGGGTCGCGGTCGGGGCCGAggccgcggccgcggccgcggagCTCGCGGAGGCAAGGCGGAGGACAAAGAG TGGCTCCCCGTCACCAAGCTGGGCCGCTTGGTGAAGGACATGAAGATCAAGTCTCTGGAGGAGATATATCTCTTCTCCCTGCCCATCAAG gaATCTGAGATCATTGACTTTTTCTTGGGGGCGTCCCTGAAGGACGAGGTTTTGAAAATTATGCCTGTGCAAAAGCAGACCCGTGCTGGCCAGCGGACCCGGTTCAAG GCATTTGTCGCCATTGGGGATTACAATGGACATGTCGGTTTGGGTGTTAAGTGCTCCAAGGAGGTAGCCACAGCCATCCGGGGGGCCATCATCCTGGCCAAGCTCTCCATTGTCCCTGTGCGGCGAGGCTATTGGGGGAACAAGATCGGCAAGCCCCACACTGTTCCTTGCAAG GTGACTGGCCGCTGTGGTTCTGTGCTGGTGCGCCTCATCCCTGCACCCAGGGGTACTGGCATTGTTTCAGCCCCGGTGCCCAAGAAGCTGCTGATGATGGCTGGTATTGATGACTGCTACACTTCTGCCAGGGGCTGCACTGCCACGCTGGGCAACTTTG CTAAGGCCACCTTTGATGCCATCTCCAAGACCTACAGCTATCTCACCCCTGATCTTTGGAAGGAGACTGTGTTCACCAAGTCTCCGTATCAG GAATTCACTGACCATCTTGTAAAGACCCACACCAGAGTTTCTGTGCAGAGGACCCAGGCTCCAGCTGTGGCCACCACATAG